From one Sphingomonas xanthus genomic stretch:
- a CDS encoding ribbon-helix-helix domain-containing protein codes for MTLGSPTKRSVTIAGHETSISLEPMFWAALEGVARDERLPLNALIARIDVERMDGPGDPPNLTSAIRQWLFQRVTNRCGE; via the coding sequence ATGACATTGGGTTCACCGACCAAGCGCTCCGTCACTATCGCGGGGCATGAGACCTCGATCAGCCTGGAGCCGATGTTCTGGGCGGCGCTTGAAGGAGTGGCGCGGGATGAGCGGCTTCCGCTGAACGCGCTGATCGCGCGGATCGATGTTGAGCGGATGGACGGGCCGGGCGACCCGCCCAACCTGACATCGGCCATCCGCCAATGGCTATTTCAGCGCGTCACGAACCGCTGCGGCGAATGA
- a CDS encoding ATP-grasp domain-containing protein encodes MRAAVLVPAPTFPEAYDWAYDVEAAVLERGGFEVTPLPWTDVADVGEFDVVLPLVTWGYHLDPSRWHGLLDQLEHERIPTINPVPLLRWNSDKRYLAELAGKDIAVIPTRSAKAMNREALASARETFGPELVIKPPISASADGTHRLGPGDDIPATAIGRPMLIQPFLPSVTTEGEYSLMLFGGRFSHAVVKRPKSGDYRVQPHLGGSEMPCAPPDGAVELARAALAAAPAAATYARVDMVRGPGGELAIIELELIEPSLWLQHAPDGGASFAAAVRDALK; translated from the coding sequence ATGCGCGCCGCAGTACTAGTTCCGGCTCCGACATTTCCGGAGGCCTATGACTGGGCTTATGACGTCGAGGCAGCGGTGCTTGAGCGGGGCGGGTTTGAGGTCACGCCCCTGCCTTGGACCGACGTCGCCGATGTCGGCGAGTTCGACGTGGTCCTGCCGCTGGTCACCTGGGGCTATCATCTCGATCCGTCGCGATGGCATGGGCTGCTCGACCAGCTTGAGCACGAACGCATCCCAACGATCAATCCCGTTCCGCTGCTCCGCTGGAACAGCGACAAACGCTATCTTGCCGAGCTCGCCGGTAAGGATATCGCAGTGATCCCGACCAGATCGGCAAAGGCGATGAATCGGGAGGCGTTGGCCTCCGCGCGCGAAACCTTTGGACCGGAGCTTGTCATCAAGCCGCCGATATCCGCCTCCGCAGACGGAACCCACCGCCTCGGACCCGGCGACGACATACCGGCCACGGCAATCGGCAGGCCGATGCTGATCCAGCCCTTCCTGCCCTCGGTCACCACGGAGGGCGAATATAGCCTGATGCTGTTCGGCGGCCGGTTCAGCCATGCCGTGGTCAAGCGCCCGAAGAGCGGGGACTACCGGGTCCAGCCGCACCTTGGTGGAAGCGAAATGCCCTGCGCTCCTCCCGACGGCGCCGTCGAACTGGCGCGCGCCGCGCTGGCCGCAGCGCCCGCCGCCGCCACCTATGCCCGGGTCGACATGGTCCGCGGCCCTGGCGGGGAGCTGGCAATCATCGAACTGGAACTGATCGAGCCCTCGCTATGGCTGCAGCACGCCCCCGACGGCGGTGCGTCATTCGCCGCAGCGGTTCGTGACGCGCTGAAATAG